The window CCTGCGACCAAAAGTATTGAAAGAAGCTTCTAATGGTGAGTTTTATTATGAGAATCAGCCTGGAGATCCTTTAGGCTATGTCACTATTGATCTTGGAAAGGATAGTTTATTTGGGGAATTTGATAACAATCAAAATATTCATTTCTATACCTTGGCTGATAAAACCGTTGACCATGTTGACCCCAAATATTGTGAAAGAAGCAAAACAGATGATTATCATAACCCTTCAATGCATAAATATATTGTGTCAAAGTCAATACTGAATGCTGATACCATCATTAATGTTGCTAAAATGAAGAGCCATTGTAAGGCGGGAGTATCACTGACGCTAAAAAATATGATTGGAATTGTATTTGAAAAGGACTGTATGCCTCATCATCGTCCAGGGCTGCCACCTAAAGGCGACGCGTTCCCTTTTTATCCCGCGTCTCATTATGTTATGGCTCGGAAAAGCTACTTAAACCTGAAAAAATGGTTCCAGATACATCGAATCCCAGTTGTCAAGGCTTTTAGAGATTGGCTTCAGAAGAAGAAGGTATTGGTCGGTCAGCAAATAGAACATGGGAATTGGAAAGGCAATGATACTATCTGGAGGACTATTCTTGATTTAAATAGAATTAATGTATATGCGGACCGTGAAGGGAAAATGCAGGATACTCCTCAAAGAAGCTGCTTCGCCTTAATTGACGGGATTATTTCTCAGCAGGGAGAAGGACCTATGGCCGGTGATGCGGTTCCAACCTCAATAATTCTGGGGGGGTTTAATCCAGTTCTTGTAGACGCGTTAGCCGTTAAAGCTATGGGATTGGATTACCGGTTATTCAAGACTATCTCCGAGGCAGGCAGGCTTAAAAAGTGGAAGCTTTTGCCAGGTGATGAGCACGACTTATCCTTTTCTGAAGTAGATGTTCCTAATTTAAAATTCGAACTATCAAAGGGATGGCGCTAATCATGGGCGGCTGGATTACCATAATCGGTGAGGTCCCGGATTTTAATGATCGTTTAGCAGGATTCCAGAGAATATTCAGCGTAGAAGGCGTTCCGGACTTACGAGTGGAAACGCATCAACATTCGAACCAGGCACGAACAGTTGCATGGGCCTGGAATAAGTTTCATGTTCCAGATGTTTATGTGCAGGAGACTGATCAGGGAGACATCTGTGTTTTATGCGGCGCAGTAACCGACCTGGGTCATTATGGAGTTATCCAAAGTGAGCCTGAATTAACCG is drawn from Deltaproteobacteria bacterium and contains these coding sequences:
- a CDS encoding DUF362 domain-containing protein — protein: MEPPFDPPETYPELPFASKTNKTNLVYAIVRDLLIKLGLDHKNIGCAEWNPFKEIIRPGQNVLVKPNLVTHQHYFGEHALYSTVSHGSILRPLIDYVHVALKGNGSITVADNPVEGADFDRLMKFTGIQEMIDKLSQRGYTNVKVIDLRPKVLKEASNGEFYYENQPGDPLGYVTIDLGKDSLFGEFDNNQNIHFYTLADKTVDHVDPKYCERSKTDDYHNPSMHKYIVSKSILNADTIINVAKMKSHCKAGVSLTLKNMIGIVFEKDCMPHHRPGLPPKGDAFPFYPASHYVMARKSYLNLKKWFQIHRIPVVKAFRDWLQKKKVLVGQQIEHGNWKGNDTIWRTILDLNRINVYADREGKMQDTPQRSCFALIDGIISQQGEGPMAGDAVPTSIILGGFNPVLVDALAVKAMGLDYRLFKTISEAGRLKKWKLLPGDEHDLSFSEVDVPNLKFELSKGWR